The following are from one region of the Zonotrichia leucophrys gambelii isolate GWCS_2022_RI chromosome 1A, RI_Zleu_2.0, whole genome shotgun sequence genome:
- the CCDC107 gene encoding coiled-coil domain-containing protein 107 — MALSAVQQVLVSAVLVLCVFVVMPRMFGGGGGGRPGRSPRGGKAGPGHYDPRQHGRGSPQSVYQVHRTPGNSDSNTYQSFQQMRNAMEKEIKSERTRGNGRELAFTLMPLYALGVGVFAAYKLLKMKSHEESHSKKEKSTEDKAKETEHQLLELEQHLAQTEKMLNSLLTQLDPLSNCVNALACEQKDEIMTQLQSIRRLMKESGLDKSENKMKDLGHICDEKLEDLIQSFAEHSQEKEMDNREDDCNGDLLEDIDNDYKIEDHELHSECEIHQLEPDVVEEEEMISKDAIESEEMGLRRRNRCEWNLHM; from the exons ATGGCGCTGTCGGCCGTGCAGCAGGTGCTGGTCTCGGCCGTGCTGGTGCTCTGCGTCTTCGTCGTCATGCCCAGGATGTTCGGGGGAGGAGGCGGCGGGCGGCCCGGCCGATCCCCGCGGGGCGGCAAGGCCGGCCCCGGCCACTACGATCCCCGTCAGCACGGCAGAG gtAGTCCTCAGTCAGTTTATCAAGTTCACCGGACTCCAGGAAATTCTGACAGTAATACTTACCAGAGTTTTCAACAGATGAGAAATGCAATGGAGAAAGAGATCAAAAGCGAGAGAACGAGAGGAAATGGTCGAGAGTTAGCATTCACCCTCATGCCCCTGTATGCTCTTGGAGTGGGAGTGTTTGCAGCATACAAACTTCTTAAG atgaagTCACATGAAGAAAGTCactccaaaaaggaaaaaagtacagAAGACAAGGCAAAGGAAACAG agCATCAGCTTTTAGAACTGGAGCAACATCTAGCACAGACAGAGAAAATGTTAAATTCTTTATTGACTCAGTTGGATCCACTTTCAAACTG TGTCAATGCTTTAGCTTGTGAGCAGAAAGATGAAATAATGACACAGCTCCAATCAATTAGACGACTGATGAAAGAAAGTGGATTGGATAAATCAGAAAACAAGATGAAag atcTTGGACACATTTGTGATGAGAAACTTGAAGATCTCATTCAGTCGTTTGCCGAACATTCtcaagagaaagaaatggacAACAGAGAAGATGACTGTAATGGAGATTTGCTTGAGGATATTGATAATGATTACAAAATAGAAGACCATGAATTACATAGTGAATGTGAAATACATCAGTTGGAGCCAGATGTTGtagaagaggaagaaatgatAAGCAAAGATGCCATTGAATCAGAAGAGATGGGACTGAGGAGACGCAATAGATGTGAATGGAATCTGCATATGTAA